The DNA sequence CACATGACTGGCTGAAAGTTTTTGATCCGCAGGATTCATATCCGGCACCGATAGTCGATCACAGCGAATCACGAACTATTGCTTTGGCACTGTTTCAGCGATAAGGAACAGAACAGACGCTTGTACAGCACAGATGTGCAGGCGTTTTTATAAATAAGGAAATTAATCAGGCTGAAAATGATTTTCTAAGGATTTCTTTGCTATGAACTTTACCCGAACAGGTAAAGAAGATGGCTCCCTCGACTGGACTTGAACCAGTGACATACGGATTAACAGTCCGCCGTTCTACCGACTGAACTACGAGGGAATCGTGGCTCCTCCTGCTGGACTTGAACCAGCGACATACGGATTAACAGTCCGCCGTTCTACCGACTGAACTAAGGAGGAATTACTGTCTGATGTTGGCTCCCTCGACTGGACTCGAACCAGTGACATACGGATTAACAGTCCGCCGTTCTACCGACTGAACTACGAGGGAATCGTCACATCAGGACGGGGCGCATGTTACTGATTGGTATGGTCACTGTCAACCAAGGAAACAGGAAAAAACGGCAGTTCTGGTTCGATTGCTGAATTGATGAACAGTTTCAAACAGGTGTATTTTTATCAACAGCAAGCCAACACCAGTAGTGGCAAGGGCTCGCGTCGTTTACCCACAGAATCTGTGGATAACCCTGTGAGTTGTTTTCTTATATCCTGTGCTAAGCCGCGTGGCTCAAGGCGTACAAAAAACAAGCGTAAATTTATTGCAAAATTAAAATGTAATTAAATCAATGCATTAGTTTTTAAGGGGAAGGGGAGAGATAAGGGGCTATAAATAAAGTCTGAACAAAAATACAGCATTAAAAAATGTGCATTATTTTGGCGCACAGTAGGAAAAAACCGTGGATAAGTGGAAGTTTGCGAAAGGATGTACTAAGAAATCTGGCTCCCTCGACTGGACTCGAACCAGTGACATACGGATTAACAGTCCGCCGTTCTACCGACTGAACTACGAGGGAATGGGCGAGCGATACTACTCAGATGGGGTGGGCTGGTCAAGACATAAATCCGACGCAGATCTCGTTTGATGAAAAAATAGTCTCTGTGGTGACAATATACTCAATACTGCGGGTTAACCGACTTTCGCCGGATGACGAAATAGTGCTACAGCACGGGCTAACATATATTATGAGCCCATGATTTATGGTGTGGTAAAGATATGAGTAAAACCTTTAAGCTGGAAAGTCAGTTCCAGCCAGCGGGCGATCAGCCCGAGGCTATTGCCCGGTTACTGGATGGGATTGATGCTGGTCTGGCTCATCAAACATTGTTAGGGGTGACGGGTTCAGGAAAAACCTTCACCATGGCTAATGTGATCGCGAAACTGAATCGCCCCACCATGATCCTGGCACCCAATAAGACCCTGGCCGCACAGCTTTATGGTGAAATGCGCGAATTCTTCCCGGAAAACGCAGTCGAATATTTTGTTTCTTATTACGACTACTACCAGCCGGAAGCTTATGTTCCCACAACAGATACCTTTATAGAGAAAGACGCTGCGATCAATGAACACATTGAGCAGATGCGTTTGTCTGCCACTAAAGCCTTACTGGAACGACGTGATGTGGTGATCGTTGCTTCGGTCTCCGCTATCTATGGTCTGGGCGATCCGCAGGCTTATCTCAGTATGATGCTGCATCTGCGGCAAGGCGATATTATTAATCAGCGCGATATTCTGCGTCGTCTGGCTGAACTGCAATATACCCGGAATGATGCTGTATTCCAGCGCGCCACATTCCGTGTGCGGGGTGAGGTGATTGATATCTTCCCGGCTGAATCAGACAAACTGGCATTACGGGTCGAGTTGTTTGATGAAGAAATTGAACGGTTGAGTTTGTTTGATCCGCTGACCGGTGCCGTGGAAAAAGTAATCCCCCGATTTACAGTATTTCCGAAAAGTCACTATGTAACGCCCCGGGACACTATTCTTCAGGCCATAGATACCATTAAGGTGGAACTGGCTGAACGGCGTGAACAGCTGTTAAGTGCGAATAAGCTACTGGAAGAACAGCGGCTGACGCAGCGGACATTGTTTGATATTGAGATGATGCAGGAGCTGGGATACTGCTCGGGCATTGAAAACTATTCCCGTTATCTGTCGGGGCGGGCTACCGGCGAACCACCACCAACCTTATTTGACTATCTGCCGGCAGATGGCTTGCTGATTATCGATGAATCTCACGTGACGGTGCCGCAAATCGGTGGCATGTATAAAGGTGATCGTTCCCGCAAAGAGACACTGGTGGAATATGGTTTCCGCTTGCCATCGGCACTGGATAACCGTCCGCTGAAGTTCGACGAGTTTGAAGCTCTGATGCCGCAAACCATTTTTGTCTCGGCAACACCGGCGGCCTATGAATTGGAAAAATCAGGCGGAGATGTTGTACAGCAAGTGGTTCGGCCAACCGGATTGCTGGATCCGGAAATTGAAGTTCGTCCGGTCACGACCCAGGTGGATGATCTGTTGTCAGAAATCCGGCTGCGGGTGAAGCTGAATGAGCGCGTGCTGGTTACGACATTGACCAAGCGCATGTCTGAAGATCTGACTGAATATCTGCATGAGCATGGTGTCAGGGTGCGTTATCTGCATTCTGATATCGATACCGTTGAACGTATGGAGATCATCCGTGATCTGCGTCTGGGCGAGTTTGACGTCCTGGTGGGTATCAACCTCCTGCGCGAAGGTCTGGATATGCCTGAGGTGTCGCTGGTAGCGATTCTGGATGCGGATAAAGAGGGCTTCCTGCGTTCGACCCGTTCTCTGATTCAGACGATTGGTCGTGCCGCCCGTAACCTGAATGGTAAAGCGATCCTGTATGGTGATCGCATCACGAATTCCATGAAAACAGCGATCGATGAAACCCATCGTCGCCGTGCAGTGCAGCAGGCATTTAACCTCGAGCACGGTATTACACCGAAAGGGTTAAATAAAAAGGTCGTGGATGTCATGCAGCTCGGCGGCGTGAGCAGTAAAACGCAGGGGAAAAACGCCAAA is a window from the Tolumonas auensis DSM 9187 genome containing:
- the uvrB gene encoding excinuclease ABC subunit UvrB — translated: MSKTFKLESQFQPAGDQPEAIARLLDGIDAGLAHQTLLGVTGSGKTFTMANVIAKLNRPTMILAPNKTLAAQLYGEMREFFPENAVEYFVSYYDYYQPEAYVPTTDTFIEKDAAINEHIEQMRLSATKALLERRDVVIVASVSAIYGLGDPQAYLSMMLHLRQGDIINQRDILRRLAELQYTRNDAVFQRATFRVRGEVIDIFPAESDKLALRVELFDEEIERLSLFDPLTGAVEKVIPRFTVFPKSHYVTPRDTILQAIDTIKVELAERREQLLSANKLLEEQRLTQRTLFDIEMMQELGYCSGIENYSRYLSGRATGEPPPTLFDYLPADGLLIIDESHVTVPQIGGMYKGDRSRKETLVEYGFRLPSALDNRPLKFDEFEALMPQTIFVSATPAAYELEKSGGDVVQQVVRPTGLLDPEIEVRPVTTQVDDLLSEIRLRVKLNERVLVTTLTKRMSEDLTEYLHEHGVRVRYLHSDIDTVERMEIIRDLRLGEFDVLVGINLLREGLDMPEVSLVAILDADKEGFLRSTRSLIQTIGRAARNLNGKAILYGDRITNSMKTAIDETHRRRAVQQAFNLEHGITPKGLNKKVVDVMQLGGVSSKTQGKNAKKVAEPGAHYQWLHPKELAKEIKRLENQMFEHARNLEFEQAATLRDQIHELQQQLTMG